A window of the Carassius carassius chromosome 36, fCarCar2.1, whole genome shotgun sequence genome harbors these coding sequences:
- the LOC132116959 gene encoding electrogenic sodium bicarbonate cotransporter 1-like isoform X4 translates to MSDKNKMEDEAIVDRGASYIKNVCDEEVEGHHTVYIGVHVPKSYRRRRRHRRRSNHKERRERLMENASDRSDTETADDPSSSILKPLISPAAERIRFILGEDDSGPPPPQLFTELDELLAVDGQEMEWKETARWIKFEEKVEKGGERWSKPHVATLSLHSLFQLKNCIEKGTIKLDMEGNSLQQIVEMITDSQIESGQLKADLKEMVMYTLLRKHRHQTKKSNLRSLADIGKSVSSASRLFSNQENGSPTTAHRNLTSNSLNDLSDKPEKDQLNNRFMKKIPRDAEASNVLVGEVDFLDAPFVAFVRLQQAVMLGGLTEVPVPTRFLFILLGPKGKAKSYREIGRAIATLMSDEVFHDIAYKAKDRGDLLAGIDEFLDEVIVLPPGEWDPDIRIEPPKSIPSADKRKNNIAGGEGLQMNGGAPHDGSPAGGGGHAVGDELKFTGKFCGGLILDVKRKLPFYASDFYDAINIQSLSAILFIYLGTVTNAITFGGLLGDATDNMQGVLESFVGTALTGAVFCLFAGQPLTILSSTGPVLVFERLLFNFSKDNDFDYLEFRLWIGLWSAFLCLVLVATDASFLVQYFTRFTEEGFSALISFIFIYDAFKKMLKLAHHHPINSDFNMDLVTQYGCHCTPPDGNISAEYMEKMEALMNSTGQHHLNATWASLTRSECLEWGGQLLGPTCEFVPDITLMSFILFFGTYTCSMGLKKFKTSQFFPTTIRKMISDFAIILAILIFCVVDALVGVDTPKLIVPSEFKPTSPNRGWFVPPFGGNPWWVYLASFLPALLVTILVFMDQQITAVIVNRKEHKLKKGAGYHLDLFWVAILLIVCSFMGLPWYVAATVISIAHIDSIKMETETSAPGEQPKFLGVREQRVTGTMVFILTGLSVLMAPILKFIPMPVLYGVFLYMGVASLNGVQFMDRLQLLLMPAKHQPDLIYLRHVPLRRVHLFTFIQVLCLALLWVLKSTVAAIIFPVMILALVAVRKAMDYVFSQHDLSYLDDVMPEKDKKKKEDEKKKKKKKGSIDSDMNDSDFPANENIPSIKISMEAMEQEPVLGEKPSDRKPMSLLTPY, encoded by the exons TTTCTCCGGCTGCAGAGAGGATTCGCTTTATTTTGGGGGAAGATGACAGTGGTCCTCCTCCGCCGCAGCTCTTCACCGAACTCGACGAGCTTCTGGCCGTTGACGGTCAAGAGATGGAGTGGAAGGAAACAGCCAG ATGGATAAAGTTTGAGGAGAAGGTGGAGAAGGGTGGAGAGCGGTGGAGTAAACCTCATGTAGCCACTCTGTCTCTTCACTCACTCTTCCAGCTGAAAAACTGCATCGAGAAAGGAACAATCAAGCTGGACATGGAGGGCAACTCACTTCAGCAGATCGTCG AAATGATCACTGACAGTCAGATTGAGAGCGGGCAGCTGAAGGCCGATCTGAAGGAGATGGTCATGTACACTCTGCTGCGGAAACATCGGCACCAGACGAAGAAGTCCAACCTGCGTTCGCTGGCAGACATCGGCAAAAGCGTGTCGAGCGCGAGTCGTCTGTTCAGCAACCAGGAGAACG GTAGTCCGACCACGGCTCATCGTAACCTGACCTCCAACAGCCTGAACGATCTCTCAGACAAACCTGAGAAAGACCAG TTGAATAATAGATTCATGAAGAAAATTCCCCGTGATGCAGAAGCGTCAAATGTGCTGGTCGGCGAGGTGGACTTTCTGGACGCTCCCTTCGTGGCGTTTGTGCGTCTCCAGCAGGCCGTCATGTTAGGAGGACTCACCGAGGTCCCTGTGCCCACACG GTTCCTTTTTATTCTGCTGGGGCCCAAAGGAAAGGCCAAGTCATACCGTGAGATCGGACGTGCCATCGCCACGCTCATGTCTGATGAG GTGTTTCATGACATAGCTTATAAAGCGAAAGACCGCGGTGACCTGCTGGCAGGCATTGATGAGTTCCTGGATGAAGTCATCGTGCTTCCTCCAGGTGAATGGGACCCTGACATCAGGATCGAACCTCCTAAATCCATCCCGTCTGCAGATAAACG taaaAACAATATTGCCGGAGGGGAAGGTCTTCAGATGAACGGCGGTGCTCCTCATGACGGGAGTCCAGCAGGCGGCGGTGGCCACGCGGTCGGTGATGAACTCAAATTTACTGGCAA GTTTTGCGGCGGTCTTATTCTGGATGTCAAAAGGAAGCTCCCATTTTATGCGAGTGACTTTTACGATGCTATCAACATACAGTCTCTGTCTGCCATCTTGTTCATTTACCTGGGAACCGTCACAAACGCCATCACCTTCGGAGGGCTGCTGGGAGACGCCACCGACAACATGCAG GGTGTGTTGGAGAGTTTTGTCGGGACGGCGTTGACTGGTGCTGTGTTCTGTCTGTTTGCGGGTCAGCCTCTCACTATCCTGAGCAGCACTGGACCCGTGCTCGTCTTTGAGAGACTGCTCTTTAACTTCAGCAA GGATAATGATTTCGACTATCTGGAGTTCCGGCTGTGGATCGGTCTGTGGTCTGCTTTCTTGTGTCTGGTGCTGGTGGCCACAGACGCCAGTTTCCTGGTGCAGTACTTCACCCGCTTCACAGAGGAGGGGTTTTCTGCTCTCATCAGCTTCATCTTCATCTACGACGCCTTCAAGAAGATGCTCAAACTGGCTCACCATCATCCAATCAACTCAGACTTCAACATGGACCTGGTCACGCAGTACGGATGCCACTGCACTCCTCCAGACG GCAACATTTCAGCTGAGTATATGGAGAAAATGGAGGCTCTGATGAACAGCACTGGACAG CACCATCTGAACGCGACCTGGGCCTCTCTGACTCGCTCTGAGTGTTTGGAGTGGGGCGGTCAGCTGCTGGGACCGACGTGTGAATTCGTCCCTGATATCACACTGATGTCCTTCATCCTGTTCTTCGGCACATACACCTGCTCCATGGGTCTGAAGAAGTTCAAAACCAGCCAGTTTTTCCCAACTacg ATCCGCAAAATGATCAGTGACTTCGCCATTATTCTGGCCATTTTGATCTTCTGTGTTGTGGATGCGCTGGTCGGTGTGGATACACCCAAACTAATAGTGCCAAGTGAATTCAAG CCGACGAGTCCAAATCGTGGTTGGTTTGTTCCTCCGTTTGGAGGAAACCCATGGTGGGTTTACCTGGCCTCGTTCTTACCTGCTCTTCTGGTCACCATCCTCGTCTTCATGGACCAGCAGATCACGGCGGTCATCGTCAACCGCAAGGAGCACAAGCTGAAG AAGGGAGCCGGGTATCACCTGGACCTGTTCTGGGTCGCCATTCTCTTGATCGTGTGTTCGTTCATGGGTCTGCCGTGGTACGTGGCAGCAACCGTCATCTCCATCGCACACATAGACTCCATCAAGATGGAAACTGAGACCTCCGCACCTGGGGAACAGCCCAAATTCCTTGGAGTCAG GGAGCAGAGAGTCACAGGAACAATGGTGTTTATTTTGACAGGTCTGTCGGTCCTCATGGCCCCCATTCTGAAG TTCATCCCTATGCCCGTCCTATACGGCGTGTTCCTCTACATGGGTGTTGCTTCTCTCAATGGCGTCCAG TTTATGGATCGTCTCCAGCTCTTGTTGATGCCTGCAAAACACCAACCAGATCTGATCTACCTGAGACACGTACCGCTCAGACGGGTTCACTTGTTCACCTtcatacag GTGCTGTGTTTGGCTCTGCTGTGGGTGCTGAAGTCAACAGTAGCAGCCATCATATTTCCTGTGATG ATTCTTGCGTTGGTCGCGGTGAGAAAGGCCATGGATTATGTGTTCTCGCAGCACGATCTCAGTTACCTGGATGACGTCATGCCCGAGAAAGACAAGAAGAAGAAAGAGGacgagaaaaagaagaagaaaaagaaaggcagCATCGACAGCGACATGAACGAC TCGGATTTTCCAGCCAATGAGAACATTCCCAGCATAAAGATCTCCATGGAGGCCATGGAACAGGAGCCAGTGCTGGGGGAGAAGCCCTCAGACC GAAAGCCCATGTCCCTCCTCACTCCCTACTGA